GACGAGAGGATCGTTTTCGTCCAGAGCGGCACCACCGAGAATGGGCTGCTCCGGTTCCAGCGCCGCCGGGTGGTCCTCGAAGAGAGCGAAGGCGATCCGGTCCCGGTCAGCTCGGGGCTGCAGGTGGGCGACGCGGTGGTCGTCTCGGGCGCGCTGCTCCTGAGCGGGATGCTCTGATGCGCTGGCTGGTGGAGAAGGCGCTGGCGGCGCCGTTCATGGTCGTCGCCTGCGCCGCCGGCCTGCTAGGCGTCGGGATCTGGTCTTACACGCGGATGGACATTGAAGCCTATCCGAACCCGGTGGCCCCGATGATCGAGGTGATCACGCAACCGGCCGGATGGAGTGCGGAGGAGGTGGAGCGCTACGTGACCATCCCGCTGGAGAACGGCCTCGCCGGGATGATCGACCTCGAGCACATCCGATCCCAGTCGCTTTTCGGGCTCTCGGACGTGAAGTGCTACTTCGATTGGACGCCGGACTACCAGGTGGCCCAGCAGCGGGTCATCAACCGCCTCCAATTCATCCAGCTACCGCCCGGCATCCAGCCGCAGCTCTCCCCCTGGAGCGCGATCGGCGAAATCTACCGGTACACGCTGAAGGGACGAGGTTACTCGCTGGCGGAGCTGAAGACCGCGCAGGACTTCATCCTCGAACGGCAGTTCCGCCAGGTGCCCGGCGTGGTCGACGTGGTCGGGTTCGGTGGCGAGACAAAGGAATTCCACGTCGACGTCGATCCGTACCGGCTCAGGGGTCACGCGCTCACCCTCGGCCAGCTCACGCAGGCGCTTGCCAACGCCAACCAGAACGTGGGCGGGCAGCGGCTCTCCCTGGGAGAGCAGTCCTTCAACGTGCGCGGCCTTGGCCTCATCCGCTCGCTCGACGACATCGGGCAAATCGTGCTCGCGCAGCCGAAAGCCGGCACCCCGGTGCGCGTCCGCGACATCGCGCAAGTCCGCGTAGGCGCCGCGCCGCGGCTCGGCATCGTCGGCAAGGATCTCGAGTCCGACGTGGTGCAGGGGATCGTCCTGATGCGCTACGGCGGATCGTCCCTGGAGACCCTGAAGGGCGTGCACGAACGCGTGGATCTCGTTCGCAAGAACCACGTGCTTCCCGTCGGGATGGAAATCGAGCCGTACTACGACCGCGCGAAGCTGGTGAAGCTGACCACCGGCACCGTGCTCGAGAATCTCCTCGTCGGCATGGTCCTCGTCACCGTGGTCCTCTGGGTGTTCCTCGGACAGGCGCGCGCGGCCGCCGTCGCCGCCGTCAACATCCCCCTCGCGCTGATGGCGGCCTTCTGCGGGATGGTATTCACCGGCACGCCAGCGAACCTCATCTCGCTCGGCGCGGTCGACTTCGGCATCATCATCGAGCCTACCGTGGTGATGGTGGAGAACGTCTATCGCCACCTCGGGGCGCGGGGACGGGGAACCGTGCGGCAGCGGATCGCCGAGGCGGCGGGCGAGATCGGCGGCCCGATGATCTTCTCCACGCTGATCATCACGCTCGCCTTCGTCCCGCTCTTCACCCTCACCGGTGTCGCCGGCGTGATCTTCTCGCCGATGGCACACACGTACGCGTTCGCCATCGGCGGCGCGGTCGTGCTCTCGGTCGCGCTGACGCCGGTCCTCGCCGCCTGGGCGCTGCGCGTAGACACGAGGAGCGAGCATCGCGAAGGCCACGAGGAGCCGCACGGTCACGACAACCGCTTCCTTCGCTGGGTGGACCGCGTCTACCGGCCGCTCTTCGAGCTCGCACTGAAACGGCGCCGGCTGGCGATCGCTCTCGCGCTCGCGCCGGTCCTCGCCGCAGCGGCCCTGCTCGCCGCCACCGGTACCGAGTTCATGCCCAAGCTCGAAGAGGGCAACTTCTGGATCCGCGCGACCCTTCCCACCAGCATCTCGCTGGACACCAGCGAGAAGCACGTCGGCCGCATGCGCCGCATCCTGCTCGGCTGCGAGGACGAAGGCTGCAGCCGCCGCCGGAACCCGGAGATTCGAACCGTCGTGTCTCAGCTCGGCCGCCCCGACGACGGTACCGACCCGTCCGGCTTCTACAACATCGAGATGTTCGCGCCGCTGATCCCCCAGCAGGAATGGCGACGCGGCATCACCAAGGGGAAGCTGACGCAGCAACTCTCGCGCGAGCTGCGCGAGGCCTTCCCCGGCGTCGACTTCAACTTCTCGCAGGCCATCGCCGACAACGTGGAGGAGGCGATGAGCGGCGTGAAGGGTGAAAACACCGTCAAGGTGATCGGCCCGGATCTGAAGGTGAACGAGCAGAGGGCGGCGGAGATCGTCTCCATCCTCCAGCAAGTGCGCGGCGTGGAGGACCTCGGCATGTTCCGCTCGCTCGGACAGCCCGACGTCAAGATCGCTCCCGATCGGGAGCGGTGCGGGCGATATGGCCTGAACGTTGGCGACGTCGCCGCGGTGGTCCAGGCCGCCATCGGAGGCCAGGCCGTGACCCAGGTCTACGAAGGCGAAAAGAAGTTCGACCTGGTGGTCCGCTGGGCAGAGCCATATCGCAAGGATCTCCGGGCCATCCGGCAAATCCTGGTCTCCGCACCTGACGGAGCGCAGATCCCGCTCGGCCAGCTCGCGAAGATCAGCGAAGAAGACGGCCCCTCGGTGATCTACCGCGAGGACAACCGTCGCTACGCGCCGGTGAAGTTCTCCGTCCGCGGGCGCGATCTGGGATCGACCATCGCCGAAGCGCGGGAGCGCGTGGAGTCCGGGGTCAAGCTGCCGTACGACACGTATCTGGAGTGGGCGGGCGAGGCGGACCAGATGCGCGAGGCCGCAGCGCGCCTGAAGATCATCATTCCCCTGACGCTTCTCCTCATCGCCTTCCTCGTCTACTCGGCGGTGGGCGGAGTGCTCGACATGCTGATCGTGCTGCTTTCGATCCCGGTCGCCTGCAGCGGCGGAGTGATCGCGCTGTTCCTCACCGGCACGCACCTTTCGGTCTCGGCCGCAATGGGATTCATCTCCATCTTCGGCATCGCGGTGCAGGACGCGATCATCGTCGTGACCTACGCGAAGAAGATGTGGAACGAAGGACATCCGCTCGAGGAGGGCGCGCGGCTCGCCGCGGAGCGCGGCCTCCGCCCGGCGCTGATGACGGCGTCGGTGGCGCTGACCGGTCTCTTGCCCGCCGCGCTGTCCCGCGGCATTGGGAGCGAGACGCAGAAGCCGCTCGCCATCGCCGTGATCGGAGGGATGCTGGTCCTCGCCATCCTGCCTCGCCTGCTGCTCCCCTCGCTGCTCACCCTGGCGCACGCGCGGCGCGCCATTCCTGCCCGCGCCGCCGCACCGCAGTGGTAAGCTCGCGCCCTTCGACAGGAGCGCCGCGCAATGGCCCAGGCCAGCAGATCCGTCACCATCGACGTGCCGCCGGAGAAGCTGTTCGACGTGATCGTCGATTACGAGAGGTACCCGGAATTCTTGCCGGAGGTGAAGAGTGCGAAAGTGGAAGGGGGACAGGGGGCCATCAAGGAAGTCTCCTACCGGGTCGACATCAAGGCGAAGGTGATCAGCTACACGCTCAAGCACATCGCCGAGCGCCCGAACAAGCTTTCGTGGACGATGGTCAAGGGCGAGATGATGAAGGGGAATGACGGGGCCTGGACGCTGAGGCCGGGAGCGCGGCCGGGAACGACGGATGCGACCTATAGCATCGACCTCAAGCTCTCCTCGCTGGTCCCGGGCTTCATCGAGAAGGCTCTGGCCGAGCAGTCGCTGCCGGGTCTCCTGGCCAACTTCAAGGCGCGCGCCGA
The window above is part of the Deltaproteobacteria bacterium genome. Proteins encoded here:
- a CDS encoding efflux RND transporter permease subunit; translation: MRWLVEKALAAPFMVVACAAGLLGVGIWSYTRMDIEAYPNPVAPMIEVITQPAGWSAEEVERYVTIPLENGLAGMIDLEHIRSQSLFGLSDVKCYFDWTPDYQVAQQRVINRLQFIQLPPGIQPQLSPWSAIGEIYRYTLKGRGYSLAELKTAQDFILERQFRQVPGVVDVVGFGGETKEFHVDVDPYRLRGHALTLGQLTQALANANQNVGGQRLSLGEQSFNVRGLGLIRSLDDIGQIVLAQPKAGTPVRVRDIAQVRVGAAPRLGIVGKDLESDVVQGIVLMRYGGSSLETLKGVHERVDLVRKNHVLPVGMEIEPYYDRAKLVKLTTGTVLENLLVGMVLVTVVLWVFLGQARAAAVAAVNIPLALMAAFCGMVFTGTPANLISLGAVDFGIIIEPTVVMVENVYRHLGARGRGTVRQRIAEAAGEIGGPMIFSTLIITLAFVPLFTLTGVAGVIFSPMAHTYAFAIGGAVVLSVALTPVLAAWALRVDTRSEHREGHEEPHGHDNRFLRWVDRVYRPLFELALKRRRLAIALALAPVLAAAALLAATGTEFMPKLEEGNFWIRATLPTSISLDTSEKHVGRMRRILLGCEDEGCSRRRNPEIRTVVSQLGRPDDGTDPSGFYNIEMFAPLIPQQEWRRGITKGKLTQQLSRELREAFPGVDFNFSQAIADNVEEAMSGVKGENTVKVIGPDLKVNEQRAAEIVSILQQVRGVEDLGMFRSLGQPDVKIAPDRERCGRYGLNVGDVAAVVQAAIGGQAVTQVYEGEKKFDLVVRWAEPYRKDLRAIRQILVSAPDGAQIPLGQLAKISEEDGPSVIYREDNRRYAPVKFSVRGRDLGSTIAEARERVESGVKLPYDTYLEWAGEADQMREAAARLKIIIPLTLLLIAFLVYSAVGGVLDMLIVLLSIPVACSGGVIALFLTGTHLSVSAAMGFISIFGIAVQDAIIVVTYAKKMWNEGHPLEEGARLAAERGLRPALMTASVALTGLLPAALSRGIGSETQKPLAIAVIGGMLVLAILPRLLLPSLLTLAHARRAIPARAAAPQW
- a CDS encoding SRPBCC family protein; this translates as MAQASRSVTIDVPPEKLFDVIVDYERYPEFLPEVKSAKVEGGQGAIKEVSYRVDIKAKVISYTLKHIAERPNKLSWTMVKGEMMKGNDGAWTLRPGARPGTTDATYSIDLKLSSLVPGFIEKALAEQSLPGLLANFKARAEKLHSGKA